In Spirosoma pollinicola, the genomic window TAACCAAACCAGTATGTAGCCGCCGAAATTGACTTCGAGTCATCACCCTCACCCGATTCTGGATGAATAAAAGCCAGCACACCGTCAATATCGACAATAGCCTGAACAGCACTTGAATAACGTTTATTGCCCCCTGATCTCTCAAAAGTCGCTTGTCCGTTTGTAGTGCCTGCCAAAGCCGCTAACTGTCCCCCCGCCGAAAAACCCAGCACCGCGATTCGGTTGGGATCAACACCGTATTTCTTCGCATTAGCCCGGACCCAGCGAATGGCCGCTTTTATATCCTGAACGGCGGCTGGATATAAGGCTTCCGTCGATAACCGATATTCGACCGGAATGGCCACAAAATCGTTAGCAGCCAGTTGTCCGGCCAATGAGTTATTGTGCGACCGATCCCCAGACCGCCAGCCCCCGCCGTGAATCATGACAATAGCCGGCCGGGTCTTTCCGGACACGGCTGGTCGAGTGTAAACATCCAGTTTAAGATTTCTTCCCGCACTGGGTGAACTGAACGTGATCTCTTTATCAATAAGAACTCCGGCTGGCAACGTTGAATTGGCCAGGGTGATGTTGGGATGGTATTTTTTCTCGCGCAGATAGGAGCCTAGCACGGTGAATGACGTATCCCGACCACCCGTTGGCTTTAATTGGGCATAGGTAACGTTAGTAGCCAGTGCTGTGATAAGGAGCAGGATAAGGCGTTGATTCATTGAGGTTTGCTCTAGGCGGTCAATAGTTGGTTTAGTAATTCTGCAATCTATTTTACATCGGTAAGCAGATTCATTTCGCGTAGCCAGCTTTCGCACAAGGTCGTCCATTGTTGCGTTGATCCAGGATTGTTACGCAGCGCAATGGCGTGACCACCCTGTGGAAATATGTGCAGACTGGCCGGAATTTTCTTGTCAATCAACGCCTGATAAAATAGCAGACTATTTCGTTGATCAACGACCGTGTCATTGTAGGCATGCGTCAAAAAGCAGGGAGGAGTGGTGGTCGTTACTGCGTTTTCCAGCGAATAGGTTTTCAACAAGTCGATCGACGGGTTGGGTCCTAACAGATTTTTTCGACTACCCGCGTGCGCATATTGGCCCATTGTTATGACGGGCGA contains:
- a CDS encoding alpha/beta hydrolase, coding for MNQRLILLLITALATNVTYAQLKPTGGRDTSFTVLGSYLREKKYHPNITLANSTLPAGVLIDKEITFSSPSAGRNLKLDVYTRPAVSGKTRPAIVMIHGGGWRSGDRSHNNSLAGQLAANDFVAIPVEYRLSTEALYPAAVQDIKAAIRWVRANAKKYGVDPNRIAVLGFSAGGQLAALAGTTNGQATFERSGGNKRYSSAVQAIVDIDGVLAFIHPESGEGDDSKSISAATYWFGYSKTQRPDLWQEASALNHIDKHTPPILFLNSSVDRMHGGRDDLIKKLTKFGIYSAVHTFPDAPHTFMFFNPWFTPTLTYTTDFLNRVLPTK